ACGAAATTAGGCGATATTTCGGCTAGATTTTGTACCATGGTCAACATCTGTACCGGTTACAGACGCAGTGGTGGAGTCGGGCCTACCTCTAGGCTCATCCATCTTTggtgcaccacgatccctcacccactggaataggggatcctcatcatcatcagagtcctcctggaataTGTTGGCTAGGTCAATGGGATCTTTGTCAttgttctcaaattcttcacgtatgtgcctcatccttagtctcatattataatgcacatacaccagctgctccagtcgttgacTACCCAATCTATTTTGCCTCTTTAAGTGTATCAatgcgaatgtactccagttgcgctcgcacccagaggatgaacaagtttgtgagagcactttgattgctaccttcctcaggttgggtgaacttgtaccataaaacACCCACCAGTCAGTTGCATTATAaacatagaatattaagaatatgtgcattctaaagggataaaattataattcataaatataaTGTCATGCCACATTGCCatctaccagggtctgacttttgtctaccctccactctGACTTTTCGTGAAACTTCTGAGGCCTCTCGaagaatttgatctattttcattttaaatttcaaagcagtgttagaggcattagtatttgctatttagtaattacattcctttacttactaccaaagtaccaaagtcccatactctcacctcatcattgcagtcAAATTGTGTCTTGGCACTggcctccaacttctcaataacagtttCAACTGCCAGTAACAAATCcgtgtctagcccaagattatgcgagtactggtactttggattcaaatagtatgctagtaaaggggaaaccacaaatataagttgttagtgacttaatacttttgagttttgaatatgtaaatgtaaaaactcatataaagtttaaagtatgttgaagtgttgaactcactAGCTTTATGCAATGAATGATTCAAGTTCTTCTCCcatcgctcatcaatgatgttaatgtatgaccgagcacttcggggtattgcagctcggaccatttccttcatcttctccagggctgcatatatgtggggcaaggtaggcttcttctccgtgttaaccatccttagtactgccaccaTTGGCTCTGATATGATAACAACTTTatacaagtccttccaaaattgatcacgtgcaatggtctgttgtgctgccttcccttcttctgtcctagaaccttgccaagtaaaccattgttcacttgcaaacattgacCTCAGACCTACCACCTTCGTCtaaaagctcttcaatgcaattggtggcaaatcgagtgacaccaggcttCACTAAATCCCActtgcatttttccctcatcatggctaaaacataaccatggttatacacaaagTTGGTCACTTGCCTTGTCCTATTGACCACACTagccaccaaagcttttttccccatgtccttcaacattaaatcaacagaatgggctgcacatggagtccaaaagaggcggatcctcttactcttcttgttcatcaatttctctccagccttcttaaaattagaaccgttatccgtcacaatttggataacgttctttgtTCCTGtatcttcctccaccacttgcctCAGTAGCTTATGCAattatgatgcatcctttacatgctttgatgcatcaatagacttcaagaagacagtcttcccattacaactcaccatgaaatttataatggactgtctagtaggtccagtccaaccatcagccataagaataaccccatatgtgtcccaccttggcttcagaccctctatgtactcttttagctcctctacctctttaggcaaatatacattatataactcatatggtgtaggccccttccatcctgggctagccctccctgcagcgtcaaggaatgcattatgatatgttccttgtgctacattagctggaatgccattgtatagcgtgaacttgctgaaggctttccgtgctttctcttgtttaccaccaaacacttgcgggatggttggctggaagGCATCTTATTGCCTaaggtagatggatcctgcTAAAAAATGGTATCTGGGGAACGTGCTCGTGGTCGGGCTTGGGGCCGTGGGATATCTCTTGTGctagtgcttctcctcctctcatcttgttgcactggtgcagctgagccagatccaccagctcctcttgcttgctcatatgctcttatattctcaaaatgaaaactttgctTACTCTCTGCCAAAGTTTACTGGTAAatcctccattcagcctctgattcgaactcaccaggtgtaggcctatattcagtatcatctcctgCTCCTCCACGGAtctctacaccaggcctctctagaactgcctcatcaaaagctatttgttgtctttTCCTCTCAGCTTTTTTTGTTCGTACTCCTCTCAAGTTTTGTGCCATTGCCAGTTTCACTTGGCTCGGAACATTTCGGCATTTGACAACATCCTTGCCCAGACCAGACAAATGTTCCTTTAAGCTAGTtgctcctccagaatttagaatctttccacagtggttacactttgacttctttttgtcctcaGACATTGGGACTCCATGTAGCCAtgctatatcccccattgtgaaagaaatatcttattttttatactgttacataaaaaaacttgTATTACTAACTATTAcagacttaaagtaaggtattaaacacttaaagtattgtattcataactattaaacataatatgaagctactagaacaatcaaatacttatctcttatttattctctaaccctagtatttatttattaattaaaaataatatttacaatttttattaaaaataattataccttcaaatataaaatattgtaacataatgatgtatttgacatcatttgaagttggacattatgtaTAAATGTTGTGCATAACTTTCCAACAAAAAtaggtatttttccttaattttatatgtatttttaattattttaattttaataatattattattaaatctaaaaaaaaatattttttttaatgggtgaaaaaaaaaaatgactccatgagactgtagagcatgcaaacttgtctaacatatatcaaaatcacatccaaacaataagtatttatcctattttttttttgaaaaaattcattttttttccagaaattataataaaaaatttaataacccaaaaaaaattcggcctccatcaagtgatagatcggccaaagttgtgtaacataactcaaaatcacatgaatctaccaagatttcatcaattttttttgaaaaaaatagatttagggaaaatgggttacctttcaaaaatccttcaaaaacttaatcaatcttgcaaaagtgagcttcaatcttcagtttGGCAGCAAAATCACCTTCCAAAGCTTTGAATCCaagcaaaaaatgaagaagggaagagaggattTGAGAGAAGAAGTGAGCTTTGAGAGATAAAAAGGCCTCTTGACAGAACTCGGCCGAGTTCTGTCGAGCTggcttataagttataactaaAATGGGTCAAAAACCCACCCAAGACCCGAGATACTGCCCcatgagatctcggcgagattttgaatttctcttCAACCATTTGCATACTCCCCACTTGACTGCCatctcgactcggtttttcgaAAAACCGAGAATCTTAGCGAGATCTCGCAAGATTTCGGACTAtggacacaggacaaacacacttatttatgcctaatatcagtCAAGTATTTCATTTAcgtaagatattattcataaataagcaaatacccctctatttgaatccaataaaaatagttaaaaaatcaaattccaaaagaaaaaaaagtcaaccccccagttcaagaacaaaaactagattttcggcggtaggtgcaattttcaactttctaatgctggggtttttctcaaatctaaaaattccataaatcttaatatggtaaaacattgctaaaaaccaaaagtgcggtaaaatattcatttgttttgatgtccaaaaaaatattttcattcagagcgattttgatagcattcgtgcacaccgaatttagtttgaccggtacataactccttggagaagcaaaaaaacaAGCTATTGCAGCTCGatctagtgttgaagctgaattttgaactatgacacagggtatttgtgaacttcgcTTGCTCAAGGGACTccttcaagatttggggatgaATGCTGATCTTCCAATGCGGCTCTACTGTAATAGCAAGTCAGCAATCAACATTGTTCACAACCTGGTCCAACATGATcttaccaaacatgttgagattgaccagcactttatcaaagagaaattggaacaGGGAATTATTTGTATTCCGTTTATTCAGTCTGGTGAACagctggctgatatccttaccaaaggaatcagtcataagttattttttcctatagttagcaagttgggcatgtttgatatgtatgcgccaacttgagggggagtgttgtaatatgggttcaagggtagaattgtcttcAGGGTATATTtgtccttgtactcattctaggatgttcttctctttattataaataaagatggttgtagtcactctgaatcaagccagtattcacggaattcaacaaATTTAAAAATGGGAGTTCAGTTTTGCTTTAGATCTTGACTCTATTTAACCAGTATGCTTTAATATGGATGCATATTATAAGGTTAACATGGTCTTGATGTAGAAGGTCCAGTGGTCGGGATGCATTCCTAAACCCATTTTCTGAATGAGACCAACACGCTTACCCATAGATAAAACTGTAAGAACAAGTACTTTGTAGCGCCTTTTTAAGTCAGTTTAGTTgaaatgtttttatttgttaataATATTGGATCTTATTATTTTTCCTTCAAGGCCAGTAAtctgtttcttgtttctttatTAGGTTAGTGAAGGAATTGGGCATTTGTTCTTTACGGTTTTTAAGGACATCTTTTAGTTTTTCTATGGATAGATAGTTTTATGCATTTAAGCATTGAGAAATATATGATTACTAAAtttttttctgtatattttgATTTGAGAATGCCCATGTCAGTGGTTAATGGTGATTTTCTGGAGGAAAGACTATTATGAGGGATTTTTATttgggggtgtggggggggggggttggtgaccaaattaattaaaaggCAACTTTTTATTGAATTCAGCTGGCATAATGTATTGGTTCCTATCCGATGGGAGAGCAGTTGATCTGTTTTTGCTGACTTCAGAAACGAGTTCTTGGGAAATCTAAACTCACTTCCCAACCTAGTACTGTCAAATTCAATACCGTAAGGCTTGTTGAGCGCGGTTATTTATTTAAACTGCCTCATGCTATCCTTTTCTTACCTGGGTATTTTTGATTAGCGGATTTGTGGACTTTCTCCCTTGTGGCTCTTCCTTTTTGATCTTCTTGATTGTTCTCTTGAACTTTTGTGGGTTATCCTCGTTTTGTCTAAATTAGACtttaggataaattttattgtgtatgtttgttGTTTGGGGCGTAAATGGTATTGGGGAGAATGTAATGGAAACAGGAAATAGCTTACATTTATATTTTGTTGTAGTTATGAGGTTAATTATATCTTGCTGTTCTTGAAGCAGGTGCACTGAAAGCTGGCTGAAGAATAGAGGATCTCAACATACTGAATTAATCGGCTTCAAGATAACTGAATGAACTCTTCCGAAGATGCTTAAATCAGTCACTTCTCTGTTTGTACTGCCAAATTTTATCAGCGACCATGTCAGAGGTTGATAGGCTGCTTACTAAGAAAGTTGCAGATCGATACCTGAAGCGTGAGGTTCTCGGTGAGGGTACCTATGGTGTCGTTTACAAGGCCATTGATACCAAGGTGACGACTAGCTTTCTTTGTTTCCAGTTATCTTGTGGCTTTAATTTAGGGTTCTGGACCATTTAAAAGAATATATCCGGTCCTGTGAAAAACGTTCTTGCAGCTCCTGAGGTGTTTTTTTTTGCTTCCATTTGTTATAGTTGTCCTTATAGTTGAACAGACTTGTTGAACTGAACGAAATCTGCACATACATTTCTCTCCAATAACAAAGGCAAACACAGGTTCTGTCttacttgggggggggggaaacagaAGAGGAGCAAGGAAGAATGAGATCCTTTACAATTAAAGCTATAATGTACGTTTGGTTTTTGACTCATGGCTTATGTTCAGTCTGTGCAGACAGGACAGACGGTTGCCATTAAGAAAATCCGGCTGGGGAAGTACAAGGAGGGTGTAAATTTTACTGCTCTTAGGGAGATTAAACTGCTTAAAGAGCTCAAGGATCCCAATATAATTAAGTTGATTGATGCTTTCCCTCACAAGGGAAACCTTCACCTTGTGTTTGAGTTCATGGAGAGTGACCTTGAAGCCGTCATTCGAGATAGGAATATTGTTCTTTCTCCTGCTGACATCAAGTCTTACATGCAGATGACATTAAAAGGGCTTGCCCATTGCCACAAGAAATGGGTTCTGCACAGGTATGCTTCAGAATTGCTTTGTTAATGGCTTGAGATCATCTAGGTGCTTCTTACCTGCATGCTTTCATCTGTGGTACATAGTAACATTTTGTTGTTTTACAGGGATATGAAACCAAATAACTTACTTATAGGTGCTGACGGGCAGCTTAAGCTAGCAGACTTTGGTTTGGCGCGTATATTTGGAAGCCCAGACCGCAAATTCACCCACCAGGTATATCTATGGAATTTGCCTTTGTGGCAATGTGCACCCGAACAATGGAAAGTTTTCCCTGAAATCTTGTTAAGAGAAAAATAGAGGCATGGTGGATTCAGGAATTCCATATAGAACTTGGCCACTGAATCAACAACCTTTGGAACAGGAAAGCTATTGCTTATTACCTCTGTTATATTGAACTATACTGAGCAATCAAATTTATCTTGTAATGAATGTTAAATCATCTTGCCATTGGTAGTAAGTTTGTTGATTCATTAATGTAGCTAAATCAATCTTATCAATTTACAGTTTTTAAGATAAAGATAAATCTTATTTTCCCTGCATGATTCTTTCATTATACTTCAGTATTgtcatttcaaaaaatttaagttACCACTAATTCAGAACTTCCAATTCCTCTGTAGGTTTTTGCTCGATGGTATAGGGCACCTGAATTATTGTTTGGCACTAAGCAATATGGGTCTGGGGTGGATGTTTGGGCTGCAGCTTGTATATTTGCTGAACTTCTCCTCCGCCGTCCCTTTCTACAGGTGATGCCAGGTTCTCGTGGCTATTATTTGTTGCTAATTCTTTCCAGATTAGTGGGGGTATGAGTTTGCAATGTTTAGATATATTTTGTAATTGATTACTGTGTTATTCATCCTCTTTTGAAATAATTGTCCAGAAAccttcaattttggtttatcaGCTCTCTCTCTTACTCGCACATCcacttttatatatttatatatatatatatatatatatttttttccattttaggaATCTTTTTGTGTTCCCTTCGAATAAATCTTATGAGGGAAACTTTCTATTGTTCCATCTCTCATCTCTGTTTTAGTTGATCTCAAGAAAAATTAGATGTGGACTTGATGGACATTTCTGTCCTCTTCAAAAACCTTTAACCAATGGACTCCCAATGCAATTAAGTGGACATTTATTCTTTGGTGGGATTTCTGCACATTACCTTGTTTACTCTTTTttggctttcttttcttttcttttcttttcactcATCTATGGGTTTGTTCTGCTAGGAGGAAATccaataaattttaaaaatctcgacataaatttgatttttttttttaagaattctCATA
This portion of the Telopea speciosissima isolate NSW1024214 ecotype Mountain lineage unplaced genomic scaffold, Tspe_v1 Tspe_v1.0495, whole genome shotgun sequence genome encodes:
- the LOC122648133 gene encoding cyclin-dependent kinase D-1-like; amino-acid sequence: MSEVDRLLTKKVADRYLKREVLGEGTYGVVYKAIDTKTGQTVAIKKIRLGKYKEGVNFTALREIKLLKELKDPNIIKLIDAFPHKGNLHLVFEFMESDLEAVIRDRNIVLSPADIKSYMQMTLKGLAHCHKKWVLHRDMKPNNLLIGADGQLKLADFGLARIFGSPDRKFTHQVFARWYRAPELLFGTKQYGSGVDVWAAACIFAELLLRRPFLQVMPGSRGYYLLLILSRLVG